The Chlamydia sp. sequence TGGCATGAGGAAGTCTTGTGAATAGCTCCGGCAGATAAATGAAAGCCATACCTATATTGGAGGCTCCAGTACCTTCTCTCAACCCTAAAAGCTCTGTTGAATCCAATGATGCGCAAGCAGAAAAGATTATTACAGCCATTAAGAAGGAGATAAGATTGTTAGTGATTGCAGTGATAGTTCCGTTTGTGACTAAACTTGTTGGTTTTGAAGCAAATCCTGCATACACAAGAAGGAGTCCCCATCCAGCTCCGGTATCCCAGGCATTTTGGGTTAAAGCTTCTATCCACACTTTATAGTCGGATAAAGAAGATTTATCAAAAATGAATAACAACCGAATCCCTTCCCAAGCATTGGGAAGCGAGATAGCTCTTCCAAGTAAAACAAGAGAACAGACAAAAAAGAGAGGGATCAGAATTTTATTACAAGTTTCGATACCATTAACAATTCCTTTTCGAACTACAGAATAAGCTAGAAATAGAGCTAGGCAATGGCAACTTAGAGGCATCCAGCTATGACAGTGGTTTATCCAAAGTTGAGAAAAATTATTTCCAGAAAGTATTTCTCCTGTGACAGCATAGAAGAAGTAGCTGAAGCCCCATCCTACAATATTGGAGTAGTACCCAAGTATACATGTTGCAACAAGAACGACAAATCCTCCTAGCCAAGCAGATTTAGAGCCTGCAGTACGAATTAAGGCTCCGACAGGTGCTTTTCTTGTAAGCTTACCGATTGCGAGTTCAACAATGATTAAAGGAATAGACCAGATGAAAAGAAACAGCAACCA is a genomic window containing:
- a CDS encoding sodium-dependent transporter, whose translation is MSKKNTMFSSRLGFILSMMGVAIGAGNIWRFPRMVAQNGGGSFILLWLLFLFIWSIPLIIVELAIGKLTRKAPVGALIRTAGSKSAWLGGFVVLVATCILGYYSNIVGWGFSYFFYAVTGEILSGNNFSQLWINHCHSWMPLSCHCLALFLAYSVVRKGIVNGIETCNKILIPLFFVCSLVLLGRAISLPNAWEGIRLLFIFDKSSLSDYKVWIEALTQNAWDTGAGWGLLLVYAGFASKPTSLVTNGTITAITNNLISFLMAVIIFSACASLDSTELLGLREGTGASNIGMAFIYLPELFTRLPHANLFSTFFSAVFFLAFSMAALSSMISMLFLLSQTLTEFGIKKHIAESAATIAAFLIGVPSALSLQFFENQDTVWGIALILNGMIFVYAALTYGIKLLRENTINTVPSDYKLKSYFDILIKILLPIEGILLLAWYFYEGALLPQEYWWNPFVSYNILSLLMQWGIGGGILFLLNHKLYTRFYLHN